The stretch of DNA CCCAATCTTTGTTTCAGTAACTCATTGACCTTACCAGGATTTGCAGTCCCTTTGCTGGCTTTCATCGTTTGTCCGACAAAGAAACCAAAAAGCTTCTCTTTACCGCCTTTATACTCTTCTACCTTTTCCGGGTTCGCAGCCAGTATCTCATCGATAATGGCCAAGATAGCGCTATCATCACTGACCTGTGCAAGTCCTAGCTTATCGATCAATCCATCGATATCACGATCTTCATTTTCCATCATATGATCAAGGATCTCTTTAGCACCTTTACCGGAGATAGTATTGTCAGTAATTTTAGATACCAAGGTACCCAGTGTTTTGGCATCTACCGGCGAATCTTCTATAGAGACTCCTGCTTTATTCAGACGGCCAAGAAGTTCAGAGGTCAACCAGGTTACTGCTGTTTTAGCCACAGCACCGTGCTCTAACATCTCTTCAAAGTAGTATGCCATCTCTTTATCTGCTGTGATCACATGGGCATCATAAGGCTTGATCCCAAGTTCTTCCATATACCGTTTTGCTTTTGCATCCGGAAGTTCCGGCATGATCTTTGCTTCTGCTACCATCTCATCCGTCACGATAAGCGGACGCAGGTCTGGATCCGGGAAGTAGCGGTAATCCGCAGCTTCTTCTTTTCCTCTCATTGATTTTGTTACACCCTCTTCCACATTCCAAAGACGTGTCTCCTGATAGACTTCCTCTTCATACACACCATCTTCATAGGCTTCAGTCTGTCTTTGCACCTCATAAGCGATCGCAGCAGACACGAATTTAAACGAGTTGATGTTTTTGATCTCTACTCTGGTACCAAACGCTTCTTGGCCTTTAGGACGGATGGAAACATTCACATCACATCTGAACGATCCCTCTTGCATGTTTGCGTCTGAGATATCAAGATAACGTACCGTAGAGTGAAGTTTTTTCAAGTATGCTACCGCTTCATCAGCACTTCTCATATCCGGTTGAGATACGATCTCAAGCAGTGGTGTACCCGCACGGTTGAGATCCACCTTCGAGTGGTTTCCCTCATGCATGTTCTTCCCTGCATCCGCTTCAAGATGCGCCTGTGTCATACCTATGCGTTTTTGTGTACCATCTTCCAAGTCTATGAACAACTCACCATTTTGTACGATCGCCTTTGTCAACTGTGTGATCTGATACGCCGACGGACTGTCCGGATAAAAATAAGATTTTCTATCGAATACAGAATCATGGTTAACATCTGCATTGATCGCATATCCAAATCTCATCGCCTTGATCGCAGCTTCTTTATTGACCACTGGTAAAGCACCCGGAAGTGCTAAACAGGTAGGACAGGTATTGATATTTTGATGCTCTGCAAAAGAAGTAGGACAAGAGCAAAAGAGTTTAGTTTTAGTGTTAAGCTGCACATGCACTTCAAGACCGATAACGGTTTCAAACATAGTAAGTATCCTTATAAATATAACGCGTATTTAATAAGGTAGATTATAGCGTTTTGCTTATTTAAGAGAGTTTATTCTCCACTATTGCTTGATGATACGTACATCCCCGAAGAAGATCAAGTCTTTCAGGACAGCTTTTTCTACCAGCCCCTCTTTACCGATCCTTACATCCAATTCACCCTGTTTGCTATGGTAAAGTTTACGATACATTACCACCCTACTGTACCAATCACCCTCTTGACCCTCACCTACAAAATCTATGATCTCTTTTAAGACTTTTCCAGAAGGTATCGTTATGTCAACACGCCCATTTTTACGGTCTTCCCCTACGGCTTTAAATTGATACTTTTCAGGTCTGTATTTCTCTTTGATATGTACTGGAAGATTCAAAAAAAAGGTCATGAGATCATCTTTGGCATAATACTCCAGTTTTTCTGTAGCATTGATGATCTGTTGATCATATTTCCACTTTTTATACTGACGTGTGAGTCTCTTTTTTTTATGATCCACCCTGTAGATCGTTGTACTGGTATAGGGACCAAAAGATTTGATCATCTGATACATATCCGTCACCAGAAGACCTTTTGAAATGTGTCCTTTCGAGATATGTCTCTCTTGAAGATCATCAGTGACAGTTTTTGCTATACCCAGTGTAGATACATTTGCATCTATCATATAATATGTGTCATCAGTTCTCAGAATCGCATGTGCCTTACCCACTTGACCAAATATGCCATACTCCACACGGTAATCCGCTGCAATCTCTTCGGCCTGCAGAAGTACTGAAAAAAAGACACCAATGAGAGAAATAAGCAGTAAACTATTTCGTAACATTCCTATGCTCCAAAATAGCGGATAGAGGCAAAACCGCTAGCACCGTATCTTTCACATGCACGTATCTGCTCCTCTGTCAAAATACCTCCCAAGGCCAATACAGGTATATGTACCTGAGACGTCACAGATCTCAACACTTCCAAGCCTACCGGTGCACCTTTATTCGGCGTTTCAAAGATAGGACTGAAGGTTGCCATATCTGCCCCTAAGACTTCTGCTTTTTTGAGCTCTTCTATCGTATGGGTACTGACCACCACAAAGAGACCCATTGCTTTTGCCTCGGCTATTTCATCGAGTTGCAGACTGCTTAAATGTACGCCGTCAGCCCCTGCCGCTTTTGCCAATGAAGGGTTACCGTGAATAATGACTTTTTCAAAATCATACATTTTAGCCGCTTGAACGAACGCAGCTTCATGCTGAGAGACGTTGGATTTGTCCCGATAGACGATCATAGAAGCTTTTTGAGAAAATCTCTTAAGGTCACGTTCTAAATGGTTGAAATCTAAGGTAGAGGGGTCAGTGATAGCATAGCTGATCATTGGTGGTTTTGTTTCTCTTTTTGTTCGAGAAGTTTTTCAAGAAGCGCTGTCTGTTTTTTCAATTCTAAATATCTCTCTTTGCCTGTGATGATATGCTCAAGTATAAGCACGGATATCATCCCCGGTAGTGCACCGATAAAAGCAGATATGAATGCTAAGAGTAGACTCTCTGGATAAAAAGTGAGAAATGAAGTGATGGCACCTAGCAGGACAGATGCCCATGCTACGCCCAAGAGAAAGTTAACTACAAAACTCAAAGGTCCGTTTTGCAGTCTCATGTTTAGAAGTCCCCGAAATGATCTTAGTGATCATCTTCCATAGCTACGGCACCTGCAAGGTACACATAGATAAGGATCATAAATACAAACGTCTGAAGCAATGCTGAGAACGTAAGTAGTAGGTATGCTGGAAGTGGTGCAATGAAAGGTACCAACATAAGAAGTACCCATAAGAAAAGGTCATCCCCTTTGATGTTACCGAAAAGTCTGAATGAAAGTGAAATGATTCTTGAAATGTGAGAAACGATCTCGATCGGGAACATCAACGGTGCCAATAGTTTCACAGGCCCTGCAAAGTGCGCAAAATATTTGATTACACCATTCTCTCTGATTCCTTCGTAGTTGTAGTAGAAAAATACCAGAAGCGCTAAAGGCAATGTAATGTTGATGTTTGAAGTTGGTGCTTCAAATCCAGGGATAATACCGATCACGTTTGAAACAAAGATAAATAGACCCACTGCAGCAACAAGTGGAAGGTATTTTCTCGCAAGCTCTTCACCGATCACATCTTTACCCATAGCGATCACACCGCCAAGGTACGCTTCCATAACATTTTGTGTACCTGTCGGTACTGCTCTAAGACTCTTTGTTGCCATTTTTGCAATTGCCAGTACGATAATTGCCACCAATACCAAATGTGAGACAAACAGCATTTGTCCATGACCGAAAATAGCGCCCAGGTAAGTAAATACACCTTCCATAAAACATCCTCTTGTAAGTTTAATATTGCGGGATTATATCCTTTTTCACCTTAGGAAACCTCTAAATTCTATGCCAATTTTTCCTGTCCCAGACGATAAAGTGCAAAATCGTATTTAATAGGATCTTTTGCATCAAATGTACGCAAGGTATCTGTCAATTCAATACTGGCCTTCATATCATACGTTTTACGCTTGAGTAAGCCTAAACGTCTTGAGACCTGGAACGTATGTGTATCCAGAGGCATGAGCAGATCTTTTTTATCTATCTTAGACCATAAACCCATATCTAAAGCATCTTTTCGTACCATCCAGCGTAAGTACATCATATAACGTTTGTAGGTCCCTGCCGAAAGTACTTTTTTGGGTATGGAACCTACCAAAAAATTGTACCCGCGTGTTTGTCTGGGATAGACCGACTGTAATCTCTCTATGAAATACCAGAGACCATCTAAAATATTTCCTTCTTTTTTATACCCGGTATAAAAAATATCTTCAATACTCTCTAACGATCTAAGACGCTTTAACGCGATGAAAAGGGCAGCGATATCTTCACTTTTTTGAAAACGGTAATAATGGGAAGAGAGTGCTTTTTGTACTTTTTCGTCACTGGCGTCCAATAAAGAAAAATCCAGACTTCGTAAAAACTGGACGATAAGCCCAGCATTGCCGTAACCGAACAGTGCACAGATCAGCGCTATGGATTCATCCTGATACTGTGATGCAACAAAAAGAGGATCAGGCTTATCCAAAGAGATTTCAGAACTGTTGTTCCTGGCCTCAACTTCATTGTCTAAAAGAGTTTTAATCTCAGATAATCTCAATAAGAATTCCAATCATTCGTAACACTTAGTACGTAGCACTTAACACTTCATCCTAAAATGTAAAGTGTTCACCAAGATAATGTTTACGTACATTCTCGTCATTAGCTACTTCATCACTGGTACCTGTCGCTAACATTTCTCCGCTTCGCATCACATAGGCTCTGTCACAGATACCCAGTGTTTCACGTACATTATGGTCTGTAATGAGAATACCCATATCAAGATCTACCAGTTGTTTGATAATATTTTGTATGTCCAACACAGCTATAGGATCCACACCAGCAAAAGGTTCATCCAGAAGTAGGAACTTTGGTTCTCCTACCAGTGCTCGTGCTATTTCCACTCTTCTTCTCTCTCCCCCACTGAGGCGTATACCAAGGCGGGCACGGATAGGTTCAATGTTGAAGATCTCCAGCAGTTTTTCAATGCGTGGCTGGATCGTCTTTTTATCAAGGTTCAGTGCTTCTGCTGCAATAAG from Sulfurovum xiamenensis encodes:
- the gatB gene encoding Asp-tRNA(Asn)/Glu-tRNA(Gln) amidotransferase subunit GatB gives rise to the protein MFETVIGLEVHVQLNTKTKLFCSCPTSFAEHQNINTCPTCLALPGALPVVNKEAAIKAMRFGYAINADVNHDSVFDRKSYFYPDSPSAYQITQLTKAIVQNGELFIDLEDGTQKRIGMTQAHLEADAGKNMHEGNHSKVDLNRAGTPLLEIVSQPDMRSADEAVAYLKKLHSTVRYLDISDANMQEGSFRCDVNVSIRPKGQEAFGTRVEIKNINSFKFVSAAIAYEVQRQTEAYEDGVYEEEVYQETRLWNVEEGVTKSMRGKEEAADYRYFPDPDLRPLIVTDEMVAEAKIMPELPDAKAKRYMEELGIKPYDAHVITADKEMAYYFEEMLEHGAVAKTAVTWLTSELLGRLNKAGVSIEDSPVDAKTLGTLVSKITDNTISGKGAKEILDHMMENEDRDIDGLIDKLGLAQVSDDSAILAIIDEILAANPEKVEEYKGGKEKLFGFFVGQTMKASKGTANPGKVNELLKQRLG
- a CDS encoding thiamine phosphate synthase, encoding MISYAITDPSTLDFNHLERDLKRFSQKASMIVYRDKSNVSQHEAAFVQAAKMYDFEKVIIHGNPSLAKAAGADGVHLSSLQLDEIAEAKAMGLFVVVSTHTIEELKKAEVLGADMATFSPIFETPNKGAPVGLEVLRSVTSQVHIPVLALGGILTEEQIRACERYGASGFASIRYFGA
- a CDS encoding F0F1 ATP synthase subunit A, with amino-acid sequence MEGVFTYLGAIFGHGQMLFVSHLVLVAIIVLAIAKMATKSLRAVPTGTQNVMEAYLGGVIAMGKDVIGEELARKYLPLVAAVGLFIFVSNVIGIIPGFEAPTSNINITLPLALLVFFYYNYEGIRENGVIKYFAHFAGPVKLLAPLMFPIEIVSHISRIISLSFRLFGNIKGDDLFLWVLLMLVPFIAPLPAYLLLTFSALLQTFVFMILIYVYLAGAVAMEDDH
- a CDS encoding TIGR02757 family protein produces the protein MRLSEIKTLLDNEVEARNNSSEISLDKPDPLFVASQYQDESIALICALFGYGNAGLIVQFLRSLDFSLLDASDEKVQKALSSHYYRFQKSEDIAALFIALKRLRSLESIEDIFYTGYKKEGNILDGLWYFIERLQSVYPRQTRGYNFLVGSIPKKVLSAGTYKRYMMYLRWMVRKDALDMGLWSKIDKKDLLMPLDTHTFQVSRRLGLLKRKTYDMKASIELTDTLRTFDAKDPIKYDFALYRLGQEKLA
- the lptB gene encoding LPS export ABC transporter ATP-binding protein — protein: MHTLEAKNLAKTIKKTKLVHDISLEVKSKEIVGLLGPNGAGKTTSFYMVCGLTDATEGQVFLDGEDVTKLPLSARAQMGIGYLPQESSIFKDLTVEENLLIAAEALNLDKKTIQPRIEKLLEIFNIEPIRARLGIRLSGGERRRVEIARALVGEPKFLLLDEPFAGVDPIAVLDIQNIIKQLVDLDMGILITDHNVRETLGICDRAYVMRSGEMLATGTSDEVANDENVRKHYLGEHFTF